From one Nitrospirota bacterium genomic stretch:
- the rpoC gene encoding DNA-directed RNA polymerase subunit beta' gives MESMYSLFEKPKDPVSFDAIRIRVASPEKIRSWSYGEVKKPETINYRSFKPERDGLFCAKIFGPTKDWECNCGKYKRMKHRGIVCDKCGVEVIQAKVRRERMGHIELASPVAHIWFLKGVPSRIGTLLDMTLKQLERILYFEQYVVLDPGDTPLKERELLSEEKFRALYEEYSGKFRADMGAEAIRELLERIQLEELWTDLQIKIKDASSAAIKKKLTKRLKVVEAFRKSGNQPAWMIMDVIPVLPPELRPLVPLDGGRFATSDLNDLYRRVINRNNRLKRLIELKAPMVIIRNEKRMLQESVDALFDNGRRGRSIRGPNKRPLKCLSDMLKGKQGRFRQNLLGKRVDYSGRSVIVVGPELKLHQCGLPKKMALELFKPFIFHKLEQEGYVTTIKSAKKLVEKERPEVWDVLDEVIQEHPVLLNRAPTLHRLGIQAFDPVLVEGKAIRLHPLVCAAFNADFDGDQMAVHIPLSVEAQIEARVLMMSINNILSPASGKPIMVPSQDMVLGCYWLTKERAGSKGEGKKFSDIRELRIAYDAGEVEEHAKVKLRMDGELVDTTVGRGIFWEIIPKKVPFVHVNQVLNKKEIMKLIDVCYREAGNRETVILLDKIKDLGYSYATRAGLSICIDDMHIPTRKEEFIKRARTEVLEIEKQYSEGLITNGERYNKVVDIWAHVTEQIATEMMKELGNEEEAVKTGRKDKKIKDFNSIFMMADSGARGSTQQIRQLGGMRGLMAKPSGEIIESPITANFREGLTVLQYFISTHGARKGLADTALKTANSGYLTRRLVDISQDVIINEVDCHSMDGIYVSSLVEGGEIIEPLEERLLGRLAAEEIRDPLTSEVICNADDDLDEAKVKLIVDSGVDRVKIRSVLTCQARRGVCAKCYGRDLARGKLVDKGEAVGVIAAQSIGEPGTQLTMRTFHIGGTASKVIEQTVLESKNKGKIKYLNLNTVKNKDGDMIVMNRNGKIAVFDESGREKEKYSVVYGAKIKVKDGGKVDPSQKLVEWDPYSLSILTEVGGKIAFGDIVEGVTMREEVDEVTGLSRRVIIDYPGSNLRPRISIKDDHGKTAKISGTSVARYLLPAGAHILVEKGDTVFPGDVLAKIPRETTKTKDITGGLPRVAELFEARKPKEQAVISEIDGTVEYGGFVKGMRKIMVKNEMGDIREYFIPKGKHVNVHEGDWVQAGEPLMDGSANPHDILDILGPKELQKYLVDEVQEVYRLQGVSINDKHIEIIVRQMLRKVKIEDPGDTDFLMGGQVDKILFAIENEKVMSQGKRPAIGKPILLGITKASLSTESFISAASFQETTRVLTEAAISGKTDDLLGLKENVIVGRLIPAGTGFSEYQDTYVPPAEREEVEPVTSREEMEEKEPASS, from the coding sequence TTGGAAAGCATGTACAGCTTATTTGAAAAGCCTAAAGATCCCGTTTCTTTCGATGCAATTCGTATTCGCGTTGCGTCCCCGGAAAAGATCAGGTCCTGGTCTTATGGAGAGGTCAAAAAGCCCGAAACGATCAATTACCGTTCTTTTAAGCCAGAGCGGGACGGATTATTTTGCGCCAAGATTTTCGGACCTACTAAAGACTGGGAATGTAACTGCGGCAAATACAAAAGGATGAAACATCGCGGAATTGTGTGTGACAAATGCGGTGTCGAAGTCATTCAGGCCAAAGTGCGGCGCGAGAGGATGGGGCATATCGAACTGGCGTCTCCTGTAGCACATATCTGGTTCTTAAAAGGGGTTCCAAGCCGAATCGGTACACTTCTGGATATGACGCTCAAGCAGCTGGAGAGAATCCTTTATTTTGAGCAGTATGTAGTTCTTGATCCGGGAGATACCCCATTAAAGGAAAGAGAACTGCTCTCAGAGGAGAAATTCCGAGCCCTTTATGAGGAATACAGTGGAAAATTCAGGGCGGACATGGGAGCGGAAGCCATCCGGGAACTCTTGGAGAGAATTCAGCTTGAAGAACTCTGGACCGATCTCCAGATAAAAATAAAAGATGCAAGTTCTGCCGCCATTAAGAAGAAACTGACTAAGAGATTAAAAGTAGTTGAAGCATTTCGTAAATCGGGGAATCAACCTGCCTGGATGATCATGGATGTTATTCCCGTACTTCCTCCGGAACTCAGACCGCTGGTGCCTTTGGATGGAGGTAGGTTTGCGACTTCGGACCTGAATGATCTTTACCGCAGGGTCATTAACCGCAATAACCGATTAAAGAGACTGATCGAGTTGAAGGCCCCGATGGTGATCATTCGGAACGAGAAGAGGATGCTGCAGGAATCTGTGGACGCATTATTCGATAACGGCCGAAGAGGCCGATCGATTCGAGGACCCAACAAGCGGCCTTTAAAGTGTCTCTCCGACATGCTCAAAGGGAAACAGGGTCGATTCCGGCAAAATCTCCTGGGAAAGCGAGTCGACTATTCAGGCCGGTCAGTAATCGTCGTCGGTCCTGAACTAAAGCTTCATCAGTGCGGATTGCCTAAAAAAATGGCCCTCGAACTTTTCAAGCCCTTTATCTTCCATAAGCTGGAACAGGAAGGGTATGTCACGACAATCAAGAGTGCCAAAAAACTGGTTGAAAAAGAACGGCCTGAAGTCTGGGATGTTCTGGACGAGGTCATACAAGAACATCCGGTACTTCTCAATCGTGCTCCGACGCTTCATCGCCTTGGTATCCAGGCTTTTGATCCGGTTTTAGTTGAAGGAAAGGCAATCCGGCTTCATCCGCTAGTCTGCGCCGCATTCAATGCCGATTTTGACGGCGATCAAATGGCCGTACATATTCCGCTTTCCGTCGAGGCTCAGATCGAAGCGCGGGTTCTGATGATGTCAATCAATAACATCCTTTCTCCTGCAAGCGGAAAGCCGATCATGGTTCCGTCCCAGGATATGGTTTTAGGATGCTACTGGCTGACCAAGGAACGGGCCGGCTCTAAAGGCGAGGGAAAGAAATTTTCCGATATTCGGGAACTGAGAATTGCCTATGATGCCGGAGAAGTGGAAGAACATGCGAAAGTAAAATTGAGAATGGACGGCGAACTGGTCGACACCACGGTGGGGAGAGGGATTTTTTGGGAAATCATTCCAAAGAAAGTTCCCTTTGTTCATGTGAATCAGGTTTTAAATAAGAAAGAGATCATGAAGTTAATCGATGTCTGCTATCGCGAAGCGGGCAACCGGGAGACCGTGATTCTTCTGGATAAGATCAAAGACCTTGGTTATAGCTATGCGACCCGTGCTGGACTATCCATTTGCATTGATGATATGCATATTCCAACGCGTAAAGAGGAATTCATCAAAAGGGCGAGAACCGAAGTTCTTGAAATTGAAAAACAGTACTCTGAGGGTTTGATTACCAATGGTGAAAGATACAACAAAGTGGTGGATATCTGGGCCCATGTTACGGAACAGATCGCGACCGAAATGATGAAAGAGCTCGGTAACGAAGAAGAAGCTGTTAAAACGGGCCGAAAAGATAAGAAAATAAAGGATTTCAATTCTATTTTCATGATGGCGGATTCCGGTGCAAGAGGAAGCACCCAGCAGATTCGTCAGCTGGGAGGAATGAGAGGCCTGATGGCGAAACCTTCCGGAGAAATTATTGAGTCTCCGATCACGGCAAATTTCAGGGAAGGGTTAACGGTCCTTCAGTATTTTATTTCGACTCACGGAGCACGAAAGGGTCTTGCCGACACCGCGCTCAAAACGGCCAATTCCGGGTATCTGACGCGACGTCTGGTCGATATTTCTCAGGATGTCATCATCAATGAAGTCGACTGTCATTCGATGGATGGAATCTATGTTTCCTCACTGGTGGAGGGGGGCGAAATTATCGAACCTCTTGAAGAACGACTTCTTGGGCGTCTTGCGGCCGAGGAGATCAGAGACCCTTTGACCAGTGAAGTGATCTGTAATGCCGATGACGATCTGGATGAAGCAAAAGTGAAATTGATTGTCGATTCGGGTGTGGACCGGGTCAAGATCCGGTCTGTGTTGACTTGTCAGGCGAGAAGAGGAGTCTGTGCAAAATGTTACGGGCGCGATCTCGCCAGGGGAAAATTGGTTGACAAGGGAGAGGCGGTTGGCGTTATTGCTGCTCAATCGATCGGAGAACCGGGCACCCAGTTGACCATGAGAACGTTTCATATCGGAGGGACCGCCAGCAAAGTCATTGAGCAGACTGTCCTTGAGTCAAAAAATAAGGGGAAAATAAAGTATCTGAATTTGAATACTGTGAAAAACAAAGATGGCGATATGATTGTGATGAACCGTAACGGCAAAATTGCGGTTTTCGACGAATCAGGCCGTGAAAAAGAAAAGTATTCTGTGGTTTACGGTGCCAAAATCAAGGTCAAAGACGGAGGCAAAGTCGATCCTTCGCAAAAACTGGTGGAATGGGATCCCTACTCTCTTTCTATACTGACCGAAGTCGGCGGAAAAATCGCATTTGGAGATATCGTCGAAGGGGTCACCATGCGGGAGGAGGTCGATGAGGTGACCGGACTTTCTCGACGGGTCATTATCGATTATCCGGGCTCGAATCTTCGTCCCCGCATCTCGATTAAGGATGATCATGGGAAAACCGCCAAGATTTCAGGGACGTCGGTAGCACGGTATCTGCTTCCGGCGGGTGCTCACATTCTGGTTGAAAAAGGTGACACGGTATTCCCCGGAGATGTCCTGGCCAAGATTCCTCGTGAAACAACCAAAACAAAGGATATTACAGGTGGTCTCCCGAGAGTTGCTGAGCTCTTTGAAGCGAGAAAACCGAAAGAACAGGCTGTGATCAGTGAAATTGATGGAACGGTGGAATACGGCGGCTTTGTCAAAGGGATGAGGAAGATCATGGTTAAGAACGAAATGGGAGATATTCGGGAATACTTTATCCCGAAAGGGAAACATGTGAACGTTCATGAAGGAGATTGGGTGCAAGCCGGAGAACCCTTGATGGACGGATCTGCCAATCCTCATGACATTCTCGATATTCTCGGTCCGAAAGAGCTCCAGAAATATCTCGTGGACGAGGTGCAGGAAGTCTATCGTTTGCAGGGAGTTTCGATTAACGACAAGCATATCGAAATCATCGTTCGCCAGATGCTGAGAAAGGTGAAGATAGAAGATCCCGGCGATACCGATTTTCTCATGGGAGGTCAGGTCGACAAGATTCTTTTTGCAATCGAAAATGAAAAGGTCATGTCCCAGGGCAAGCGTCCGGCCATTGGAAAGCCAATACTGCTCGGAATTACCAAAGCTTCATTGAGCACCGAAAGCTTTATTTCAGCGGCGTCATTCCAGGAAACGACTCGCGTGCTAACGGAAGCCGCAATCAGCGGGAAAACAGATGACCTGCTGGGATTGAAAGAGAATGTCATTGTCGGGAGACTCATTCCCGCTGGAACCGGATTTTCGGAATATCAGGACACTTATGTTCCGCCTGCGGAAAGAGAAGAGGTGGAACCGGTCACTTCTCGTGAGGAGATGGAGGAGAAAGAGCCCGCGAGTTCCTGA
- the rpoB gene encoding DNA-directed RNA polymerase subunit beta, giving the protein MSNHTDTLRTRKDFAKIGTKIEIPNLIEIQKRSYDHFLQLAVSPEQREDFGLQSAFTSVFPITDYNDTAMIEFLDYSIGTPKYDVLECLERGMTFAAPLKIRVRLMVWDKDEKTNAKKVKDVREQEVYIGELPLMTENGTFIVNGTERVVVSQLQRSPGVSFTHDKGKTHASGKVLYSARIIPYRGSWLDFEFDAKDILYVRIDRRRKLAATILLKAFGYTVEDLLKNYYPIEEIVLKDGKFFRILDPEIHSGMLKAPHSLIDKKTKEVIAKEGTKLNRLHIKKLKAAGFKEIALPDEELLGRVTLNDLIDTRTGEIILDRNQEITQPVVEKILAGGIGQFQLLFIDNIQVLPVIRDTLGIEKVASQQEAMVEIYKRIRPGETPSIDAAKLLFDNLFFNTKRYDLSPVGRLKINKKLSLELPLDLRTLTKEDVVEVVRYLINLKSGKGEIDDIDNLGNRRVRSVGEMLENQFRVGLVRMERTIKERMNLLDLETVLPHDVINSKPVIAVIKEFFGSSQLSQFMDQTNPLAEITHKRRLSALGPGGLTRERAGFEVRDVHPSHYGRICPIETPEGPNIGLITSMATYARVNEFGFIESPYRMVENEKVSDEVVYISAIDEDKYIIAQANTKIDVKGKITADMVSARHGGDFVMVTPEKINYMDVSPKQIVSVATALIPFLENDDANRALMGSNMQRQAVPLLQTEAPFVGTGMEAIVAKDSGYVVLARRSGVIESVDATRIVVRAELTRKEKELSQKEPDVALDVYNLIKFQRSNQNTCITQKPIVQVGRKVKKGDVLADGPSIEKGELALGKNILVAFMPWGGYNFEDAILVSENCVKEDRFTSIHIEEFEIESRDTKLGKEDITRDIPNVSEEALKNLDESGIIRIGAEVKPGDILVGKVTPKGETQLTPEEKLLRAIFGEKAGDVKDASLYVPPGIEGIVVDVKIFSRRGIDKDERAKSIETDDIHRIQRDHQDELRLLEEEKSKKIRKILLDQTVSSEIMDRETGETLLQKKKKITEDILNKISDSDLKDISLVENDEAEKITEIERYTKDQMEMLQTIYDEKVGRLKKGDELPPGVIKLVKVYIAMKRKLQVGDKMAGRHGNKGVVSRILPAEDMPYLPDGTPVDIVLNPLGVPSRMNVGQILETHLGWAAKTLGIHVSSPVFDGAMEKEIKDLLVTAGLPSSGQIMLCDGKTGEPFKRPVTVGVMYMLKLHHLVDDKIHARSIGPYSLVTQQPLGGKAQFGGQRLGEMEVWALQAYGAASILQEFLTVKSDDVPGRSRIYEAIVKGEPFLEPGLPESFNVLIKELQSLGLDVELVKGRE; this is encoded by the coding sequence ATGTCAAATCATACCGACACCTTAAGGACTCGAAAAGATTTTGCAAAGATTGGGACCAAGATTGAAATTCCGAACCTGATTGAAATCCAGAAACGTTCTTATGACCATTTTCTCCAATTGGCCGTTTCCCCGGAACAGCGCGAAGACTTTGGTCTTCAGTCGGCTTTTACGTCTGTCTTTCCCATTACAGACTACAATGATACTGCAATGATTGAATTCCTTGATTACTCGATTGGCACTCCCAAATATGATGTCCTGGAATGCCTGGAAAGAGGGATGACCTTTGCTGCTCCGCTGAAGATCCGTGTTCGGCTGATGGTCTGGGACAAGGATGAAAAAACAAATGCCAAGAAGGTGAAAGATGTTCGCGAGCAGGAAGTTTACATTGGCGAACTTCCGCTCATGACCGAAAACGGAACTTTTATTGTCAATGGAACAGAGCGGGTTGTCGTAAGCCAGCTTCAAAGGTCTCCGGGTGTCTCTTTTACCCATGACAAGGGCAAAACTCACGCAAGTGGCAAAGTCCTTTATTCAGCAAGAATTATCCCTTATCGAGGATCCTGGCTTGATTTCGAGTTTGATGCGAAAGATATCCTCTATGTCCGTATCGATCGACGGCGAAAGCTTGCGGCAACAATTTTGTTAAAGGCTTTTGGATATACGGTCGAAGATCTTTTAAAAAATTATTATCCGATCGAAGAAATCGTCCTGAAAGACGGGAAGTTCTTCAGAATACTCGATCCGGAGATTCATTCGGGCATGCTCAAGGCGCCTCACAGTCTGATCGATAAGAAAACGAAAGAAGTGATCGCCAAAGAAGGGACAAAGCTCAATAGGCTTCATATAAAAAAATTAAAGGCTGCTGGATTTAAGGAGATTGCGCTTCCCGATGAAGAGCTTCTGGGCCGGGTCACTCTCAATGATTTAATTGATACCCGGACTGGTGAAATTATTCTTGACCGCAATCAGGAAATCACCCAGCCGGTTGTTGAAAAAATTCTGGCTGGCGGTATCGGGCAATTTCAACTTCTCTTTATTGACAATATTCAGGTCCTTCCTGTAATTCGAGATACACTCGGCATCGAAAAGGTCGCCTCTCAGCAGGAAGCGATGGTGGAAATTTACAAACGAATTCGTCCGGGCGAAACCCCAAGCATTGATGCCGCAAAATTGTTGTTTGATAACCTCTTTTTTAACACGAAACGATATGATTTATCTCCGGTAGGACGGCTTAAAATCAACAAGAAATTGTCCCTCGAACTTCCGCTTGACCTGAGAACCCTGACCAAGGAGGATGTGGTTGAAGTGGTTCGATATCTGATCAATTTGAAAAGCGGCAAAGGGGAGATCGACGACATTGACAATCTCGGAAACAGAAGAGTTCGATCCGTGGGGGAAATGCTGGAAAACCAGTTCAGAGTCGGTCTGGTGCGGATGGAAAGGACGATCAAGGAGAGAATGAACCTGCTTGATCTTGAAACGGTTCTTCCCCATGACGTCATCAACTCCAAACCGGTAATTGCGGTCATAAAAGAATTCTTTGGGTCCAGCCAGCTTTCACAGTTCATGGATCAAACCAATCCCCTGGCCGAAATTACCCACAAGAGAAGGTTATCGGCCTTAGGTCCTGGTGGATTGACCCGTGAGAGGGCCGGATTTGAAGTGCGCGACGTTCATCCGAGTCACTATGGCCGGATTTGTCCTATTGAAACGCCAGAAGGACCAAATATCGGACTGATTACTTCAATGGCCACCTACGCGAGAGTGAATGAATTCGGTTTTATTGAGTCTCCTTACCGAATGGTTGAAAACGAAAAGGTCAGCGACGAAGTCGTTTATATTTCCGCGATCGACGAGGACAAATATATTATTGCGCAGGCAAACACCAAAATAGATGTGAAAGGGAAAATTACGGCTGATATGGTTTCTGCCAGACATGGGGGCGATTTTGTGATGGTGACCCCCGAGAAGATCAATTACATGGATGTTTCTCCCAAACAGATCGTCTCGGTTGCAACGGCCCTGATCCCGTTTCTCGAAAATGACGACGCAAACCGGGCCCTGATGGGATCAAACATGCAACGACAGGCCGTTCCCCTGCTTCAAACGGAAGCTCCGTTTGTCGGGACCGGAATGGAAGCAATCGTCGCAAAAGACTCGGGATACGTTGTTCTTGCACGACGTTCCGGAGTGATTGAAAGCGTCGACGCAACCCGAATAGTCGTCCGTGCGGAACTGACTCGAAAAGAGAAAGAACTTTCCCAGAAGGAACCGGATGTTGCACTTGACGTTTATAATCTCATTAAATTCCAGCGTTCGAACCAGAATACCTGTATCACTCAGAAACCGATTGTTCAGGTGGGTCGAAAAGTCAAGAAGGGAGACGTTCTTGCGGATGGCCCATCAATTGAAAAAGGAGAGCTCGCCCTCGGTAAAAATATCCTGGTCGCATTCATGCCCTGGGGAGGATACAACTTTGAAGACGCTATTCTGGTGAGTGAAAACTGTGTCAAGGAAGACCGTTTCACCTCCATTCACATTGAAGAGTTCGAAATCGAGTCTCGAGATACGAAACTCGGGAAAGAAGACATTACCCGCGATATTCCAAATGTCAGCGAAGAAGCATTGAAGAATCTGGATGAGTCAGGAATTATCCGGATTGGCGCAGAAGTCAAACCCGGGGATATTCTCGTTGGTAAGGTAACTCCGAAGGGGGAGACCCAGTTGACACCGGAAGAAAAATTACTGAGGGCAATCTTCGGCGAAAAGGCCGGAGATGTGAAAGATGCTTCGTTATATGTTCCTCCGGGGATCGAAGGTATTGTGGTCGACGTCAAAATATTTTCCAGGCGAGGAATCGATAAGGATGAACGAGCCAAGAGCATTGAAACTGACGACATTCATCGTATTCAGAGAGACCATCAGGATGAGCTTCGGCTACTCGAAGAGGAAAAGAGCAAGAAGATCAGGAAAATACTCCTTGATCAAACCGTTTCAAGTGAAATTATGGATCGTGAAACGGGAGAAACGCTGCTTCAAAAGAAAAAAAAGATTACCGAAGATATTCTCAACAAGATTTCTGACAGTGATTTAAAGGACATTTCGCTTGTTGAGAACGACGAGGCTGAAAAGATCACCGAGATCGAACGCTACACGAAAGACCAGATGGAAATGCTACAAACGATTTATGACGAAAAGGTGGGTCGTCTGAAAAAAGGTGATGAGCTTCCTCCTGGCGTGATTAAACTGGTCAAAGTCTATATCGCAATGAAGAGAAAATTGCAGGTGGGTGACAAAATGGCCGGACGTCACGGCAATAAGGGTGTGGTCTCCAGGATACTGCCGGCGGAGGACATGCCCTATCTGCCAGACGGTACACCTGTGGATATTGTTTTGAATCCACTGGGCGTTCCTTCCCGTATGAACGTAGGCCAGATTTTGGAAACCCATCTTGGCTGGGCCGCGAAAACACTTGGAATTCATGTTTCCAGCCCCGTTTTTGACGGAGCCATGGAAAAGGAAATCAAAGACCTCCTGGTGACCGCCGGTCTCCCGTCGTCAGGACAGATTATGCTATGCGACGGGAAAACGGGCGAACCCTTTAAGAGGCCTGTGACCGTCGGAGTCATGTATATGTTGAAACTCCACCATCTGGTGGATGACAAGATTCATGCGAGATCCATTGGTCCCTATTCGTTGGTGACTCAGCAGCCCCTGGGAGGCAAGGCGCAATTCGGCGGTCAGCGCTTGGGAGAAATGGAAGTCTGGGCACTTCAGGCTTACGGTGCGGCATCCATTCTGCAGGAATTCTTAACGGTAAAATCCGATGATGTTCCAGGAAGATCAAGAATTTACGAGGCCATTGTGAAAGGAGAACCTTTCCTTGAGCCGGGCCTTCCGGAGTCATTCAACGTGTTGATTAAAGAGTTGCAAAGCCTTGGATTGGACGTCGAACTGGTCAAGGGAAGAGAATAA
- the rplL gene encoding 50S ribosomal protein L7/L12, with translation MTNEEIISAVEKMPVLQLAELIKMLEEKFGVSAAAPVAVAHVGGAGAGAAAAVEEKTAFDVILASAGDKKIQVIKVVRELTNLGLKEAKDLVEAAPKAVKTGVAKEEAETMKKKLEESGAKVEIK, from the coding sequence ATGACCAATGAAGAAATAATTTCTGCCGTAGAAAAGATGCCGGTACTGCAATTGGCAGAACTCATCAAAATGCTGGAAGAGAAATTCGGAGTTAGTGCTGCGGCTCCCGTAGCGGTGGCTCATGTGGGAGGCGCCGGAGCGGGCGCTGCCGCGGCTGTAGAAGAAAAGACCGCGTTTGACGTTATTTTGGCCAGTGCAGGGGACAAAAAAATCCAGGTCATCAAGGTCGTTCGGGAATTGACCAATTTGGGATTGAAAGAAGCCAAAGACCTGGTGGAGGCGGCACCTAAAGCCGTCAAGACCGGTGTGGCAAAAGAAGAAGCAGAGACGATGAAGAAGAAACTGGAAGAATCAGGCGCAAAGGTCGAGATAAAATAA
- a CDS encoding 50S ribosomal protein L10 — MNKTEKSDEIRAISERFNKASAVILSEYAGLNGETLRQLRVNVRKADGEFKVMKNRLVQKAIENTEYKPILEYFEGPIGVVFGYHDPIGSIKAAKEFSEKQKAFKLKGGMMEGRLLDVKGIQQVASLPGRSVMIGQLLSRMQSPLYGFVGTLNGVINKFVYALSAVKEKKEAAGV, encoded by the coding sequence ATGAATAAAACAGAAAAATCAGATGAAATTCGCGCGATTTCGGAACGATTTAACAAGGCAAGCGCAGTGATTTTATCCGAGTATGCCGGATTAAACGGAGAAACTCTGAGGCAGCTCCGGGTCAATGTCCGTAAAGCCGACGGCGAATTTAAGGTCATGAAAAACCGGCTTGTTCAAAAGGCCATTGAAAATACCGAATATAAGCCGATACTGGAGTATTTTGAAGGTCCTATTGGAGTGGTTTTTGGATACCATGATCCGATTGGATCCATTAAAGCAGCCAAGGAGTTTTCTGAGAAACAGAAAGCTTTCAAGCTCAAAGGCGGCATGATGGAAGGAAGACTCCTTGATGTGAAAGGGATTCAGCAAGTTGCGAGTCTGCCAGGCCGTTCTGTCATGATTGGACAGCTGCTTTCCAGAATGCAGTCCCCTCTCTATGGCTTTGTGGGAACGTTAAATGGTGTGATTAATAAATTCGTTTATGCCCTCAGTGCGGTTAAAGAGAAGAAAGAGGCCGCGGGAGTCTAA